The following proteins are co-located in the Sulfurospirillum deleyianum DSM 6946 genome:
- a CDS encoding class I SAM-dependent methyltransferase has product MICKICGSLTKEIDDFSLKKLYHFCPSCEAIFLDPDHYLSSNEEHTLYGHHQNSLENEGYVAMFENFLDFFWDTLTCKALSLDFGSGPTPVLSSLIERRGVRVECYDKFYQPKKCYENKMYDFITSTEVFEHLDDPLGTLSLLSQHLKPNGILALMTLFHTNDAAHFLQWWYRRDPTHIVFYTPKTLEMMAQKCGLRCIKTDEKRMIVFKKVAS; this is encoded by the coding sequence ATGATTTGTAAAATTTGTGGGTCTTTAACGAAGGAAATTGACGATTTTAGTTTAAAAAAACTGTACCATTTTTGCCCTTCGTGTGAAGCTATTTTCTTAGATCCAGACCATTATCTTAGTTCAAACGAGGAGCATACCCTTTATGGGCATCATCAAAACTCTTTAGAAAATGAGGGGTATGTGGCGATGTTTGAGAATTTTTTAGATTTTTTTTGGGATACGCTTACATGTAAAGCACTATCGCTTGATTTTGGTTCAGGTCCTACCCCTGTTTTAAGCAGTTTGATTGAAAGACGAGGTGTTAGGGTAGAGTGTTATGATAAATTTTACCAACCCAAAAAATGCTATGAAAATAAAATGTATGATTTCATAACGTCCACAGAAGTGTTTGAACATTTAGATGACCCTTTGGGTACTTTGTCTCTTTTAAGCCAACACTTAAAACCCAATGGAATTTTAGCCCTGATGACTCTTTTTCACACAAACGATGCCGCTCATTTTTTACAGTGGTGGTACCGAAGAGACCCGACACATATTGTATTTTATACGCCTAAAACACTCGAAATGATGGCGCAAAAATGTGGATTGAGATGTATTAAAACGGATGAAAAACGAATGATTGTTTTTAAGAAGGTAGCATCCTAA
- a CDS encoding MFS transporter translates to MKHYIALLQNNETLRRLSVIQLICYFGAWFSHMGIYTLLIQLGAPIWALSTAAAFTFLPSMLLAPFSGAIIDKVNTKRFMLFLTAIEIVTVFWLIFIDSLDALWILLGLIFVRMGTGSIYFQTEMSLLPKLLNNAELKLANEIHSIIWSISYAFGMAVAGFYIHYFGTTSAFVADMILYCIGFALLLRLNIPSLAQKHALHVKAIMLEGFTYLKEHPKIVHLIFLHACVGLTAYDALIALLADQQYKHLLSVPLIIGFINASRAVSLVLGQFFLSRHINPQSLFYLFIAQGLSIILWGVLQFDFYFSFIGILLCGLFTTTLWSYTYTLLQYETDEAFYGRVIAYNDMIFMGVSTFVSFAIGALFEWGMGLWLITCLLGSAFLGFAFYWRWIQRLHN, encoded by the coding sequence ATGAAGCACTATATAGCGCTTTTACAAAATAATGAAACACTCAGACGTTTAAGCGTCATTCAACTGATTTGTTATTTTGGGGCATGGTTTAGCCACATGGGTATTTATACGCTTTTAATTCAACTAGGCGCACCCATCTGGGCACTTAGTACCGCTGCTGCCTTTACCTTTTTACCGTCCATGCTTTTAGCTCCTTTTAGTGGAGCCATCATCGACAAAGTCAATACCAAACGCTTTATGCTCTTTTTAACCGCCATAGAGATTGTCACTGTTTTTTGGCTTATTTTTATCGACTCGTTGGATGCGCTATGGATTTTGTTGGGACTTATTTTTGTGCGTATGGGAACGGGGAGCATTTACTTTCAAACAGAGATGTCTCTTTTGCCAAAACTCCTCAACAATGCTGAGCTCAAACTCGCCAATGAAATTCACTCCATCATTTGGTCAATTTCCTATGCTTTCGGTATGGCAGTGGCGGGATTTTATATTCACTACTTTGGAACAACAAGCGCATTTGTGGCGGATATGATTTTATATTGTATTGGTTTTGCCCTGCTTTTAAGACTCAATATTCCCTCTTTAGCACAAAAACACGCTTTACATGTAAAAGCGATTATGCTCGAGGGATTTACGTATCTCAAGGAGCATCCTAAAATTGTTCATCTTATCTTTTTACATGCGTGTGTGGGACTCACAGCTTATGATGCGCTCATCGCACTCTTAGCGGATCAGCAGTATAAACACCTGCTTTCCGTTCCTCTCATCATAGGGTTTATCAATGCCTCACGTGCCGTCTCTTTGGTACTTGGACAGTTTTTCCTCAGTCGCCACATTAACCCCCAAAGCCTTTTTTATCTTTTTATCGCACAGGGTTTAAGCATTATTTTATGGGGTGTATTGCAGTTTGATTTTTATTTTAGTTTTATAGGTATTCTCTTATGCGGTCTCTTTACCACCACCCTATGGTCATACACCTATACCCTTTTACAGTATGAAACCGATGAAGCCTTTTATGGTAGAGTCATTGCCTATAACGATATGATTTTTATGGGTGTAAGCACCTTTGTCTCTTTTGCCATTGGCGCACTTTTTGAGTGGGGGATGGGATTGTGGTTGATTACTTGTTTATTGGGTAGTGCATTTTTAGGGTTTGCGTTTTACTGGAGATGGATACAAAGACTTCACAACTGA